The uncultured Sunxiuqinia sp. genomic sequence CACCTCCGGTAGGTGATTTGCGCTGGAAAGCACCGCAACCTGCTGAAAAGTGGGAAGGAGTAAAAGAAACTAAAGAATTTGGGCCATCTCCCATGCAGTGGGGTAATCCTCCGGCAGGGAAAAGCGAAGACTGTCTGTACCTGAACATCTGGACTCCGGCAATGACGGCTGAAGAAAAACTACCCGTGTTGGTATGGATTTACGGTGGCGGTTTTAGTGGCGGAGCAACTTCGTATTACGATGGAACCATACTGGCAAAAGAGGGAGTAATTTTGGTAAGTGTTGCTTACCGTGTAAATCAGTTTGGCTTTTTGGCGCACCCTGAACTGAGTGCTGAAAGCCCGAATCATGTTTCGGGAAACTACGGAATTCTTGATCAGATTGCTGGTTTACAATGGATACAGGATAACATTGCCGCTTTTGGTGGCGATCCTTCCAAAGTTACCATCTTTGGCGAATCGGCTGGAGGTATTTCAGTAAGTATGTTGTGTGCTTCGCCTTTGACAAAAGGCCTTTTTAGCGGTGCTATTTCGCAAAGTGGAGGTTCGTTTGGACCAACCCGTCCTACAACTTTTCCGGGCGAAAATATGAAAACACTGGAAAAGGCAGAAGCCGATGGCTTGGAATACATGCAAAAAGCAGGTGTTTCCAGTCTGGCTGAACTCCGCGCTTTAGATGCCGAAGAGGTGCCAAGTGGTTTTGGTATGGCCGGAGGATGGCCAATTGTTGATGGTTATGTAATTCCTGACGATCAGTATAAACTTTACGAAGAGGGAAAATACAACGATGTGCCTGTGCTAATTGGTTACAATTCGGATGAGGGAGCAAGTTTCTCGCGCGAGAGAACACCCGAAGAATATTATGCGGGGGTAAGAGCGCGCTACGGAAAATTTGCTGACAAGCTGATTGAAGCTTACCCTGCAGGAGAAAACACGGTTCCCAAAACTGCACGCGACCTGGCTCGCGATGCCGCTTTTGGCTGGCAAACCTGGAGTTGGGCACGTTTGCAATCGGAAACCGGAAAATCGGATGTTTACTTGTATTATTTCGATCAGCACCCCGATTATCCGGAAGATTCACCTCGATACGGATATGGTTCGCCACACGGACAGGATGTAGCTTTTGTTTTTGGACTGAAGCCCGAAGATAAACATGAGAATGAGTCGGATCTGGCACTTTCGGAAGTAATGGTTGACTACTGGACCAACTTTGCAAAATATGGTAATCCAAATGGAGAAGGAGTTCCTGAATGGCCGGTTTTCAGTAACGAAAATCCCGATGTGATGTACTTAAAAGGGGCAACACCTTTTGTGGGCGAGGTTCCAAGCGCAGCGTCGTTAGAGGTGCTTAACGAGTATTTCGAATGGCGACGTTCGCCCGAAGGCAAAGAATGGGTAAATAGCCTTGAATAATTAAAGATGTATAGATTGTAAATCAGAATTAAAATGAAGAAAATACAGAGAGCTTTATTTTTACTTGTTGTGTTAGCGGTAACATTTGCCAATCCGCTTACGGCACAGGAAAGTGCTTCGCGTATTGTTGAAGACGGCGGAACAGGCGAATACAAAGCCATTATGATTTCTGAGCCTTCGTTGGCTACTCACACTGTTTTTCGGCCACAGGATTTGAGCGTTTTTGGTAAGAAGAACAAATTGCCCGTTATAGCATGGGGAAACGGCGCTTGTGCCAACTCGCCATGGGAACATATTAATTTTCTGAACGAAGTAGCATCGCACGGATTTTTGGTAATTGCCATTGGCCCTATGCCTGCAGAAGGCGAGCAAGGCGGTGGCCGTTCGCAATCGTCGCAGCTAAGCGATGCCATTGATTGGGCTATCGCACAAAACAGCGACAAAAACAGTCCGTATTACAAAAAAGTAGATGTAGAAAACATTGCGGTAAGCGGAATGTCGTGTGGTGGATTACAAACCCTTGAAATTGCTCCTGATGCTCGCGTAACAACTTTAGTTGTCTGTAACAGTGGTATTTTCATTGACCCCATCTCTGGTTTCCCGGGGATGCCTGATCTGAAAAAGGATGATCTGATAAAGTTACACACTCCAACGTTGTATATTCTTGGTGGCGAATCGGATATTGCCTACAATAACGGCATGGACGACTACAAACGCATAAACCATGTTCCTGTGTTTGTAGCAAATCTGGATGTGGGGCATGGCGGAACTTATCGCGAACCACACGGAGGCGAATTTGCTAAAGTGGCAACTGCCTGGTACCAGTGGCAAATGAAAGACGACCAGGAAGCATCGAAAATGTTTGTTGGCGACGACTGCGGTTTGTGTAACGATGATGAATGGAAATACGAGTTCAAAAATCAATAAGCTACTAAAAGCGATCCGGAAGATAAACTATTTTGAACTTGTTATGTGTTGTAAATGAGTGAGTTGGTGTCTATTTTTTGCGTTTTTGCAATTAATATCTAAAATGATAATTAGAATGTCTAAAATGCGAAATATAAGTAAATGAACATGGATAACTTTAAATTTGTAAGTGGTGTCGATTTTTGTAGGCTACGATTTCGGAATAAAGACGATGCCCGGTCGAGCCGGTAAAGATTAAAAAACTGTATTAAACCTAATTACATGAATAAAATAAACATTATTTCGCTGTTTTTGATTTTTAGTTTTTTTCAATTACAAGCACAAAATCAGGGGGTCTCAAGTCCTGACGGGAAACTAGTCGTTTCAGTGAAAATTAATAACGGAGCACCTGTTTACAGCGTTGTGTTAAACAGTAAAATCTTTATCGATGAATCTCCACTTGGAATAGAAACCAATATTGGTGATTTTACACAAGAACTTACCCTTTCCGAATCTGTTGAAACAAATCAAATAAAAGATTCTTACGAACTCCGAAACATAAAACAAAGCAAGGTAGATTACACGGCTAACGGAGCTGTTTTTTCATTTCTGAAAAATGATAAAACAGTTTTAGATGTTGTCTTTCAGGTAAGCAATAACAATATTGCTTTTCGCTATAAAGTGCATCCGCAAAAAGAAACCCGGAGTTGTGTGGTAAACAGCGAATCAACAGGTTTTGTATTTCCCGAAGGAACAACAACCTTTTTGTGCCCGCAAATGAAACCTATGACAGGTTTTGCACGCACTGCTCCCAGCTACGAAACCGATTATACGCTTGACGACGAAATGGGAAAAAACGGATGGGGATTTGGATACACTTTTCCCTGTTTGTTTAAAGTGAAGGATGCGGGTTGGGTACTGATTTCGGAAACAGGAGTTGACAGCCGTTATTGTGCCAGTCGCCTGGTCGGCAATGAAGACAAAAGCTACTCAATTGCATACCCTTTACAAGAAGAAAACAACGGAAACGGCACAAACACGGCCGGTATTCCTTTGCCAGGATTTACTCCCTGGCGAACCATTACCGTTGGCGAAACACTGGCTCCAATTGTAAAAACTACTATCCCCTTCGATGTTGTGGAGCCACTTTATGAGGCCTCGCAAGAATATAAATACGGAAGTGGTAGTTGGAGTTGGATCATAAAAATGGATGGTGCAACAACTTTTGATGTTCAAAAAGAATACATTGATTTTAGCGCTGCAATGGGATTTGAAACCGTTTTGGTAGATGCCTTGTGGGATACGCAAATTGGCCGCGACAAGATTGAAGAGTTGGCGAAATATGCTGCCTCAAAAGATGTTGCCTTGTATTTGTGGTACAATTCCAACGGTTACTGGAACGATGCTCCACAAGGGCCACGCGGAATTATGGATAATACCATTATCCGGCGCAAAGAAATGGCCTGGATGAAAAGCATAGGAATCCGCGGGATAAAAGTTGATTTTTTTGGCGGCGACAAACAGCTTACCCTCAAATTATACGAAGACATTTTGTATGATGCCAACGATTATGGCCTGTTGGTTGTTTTTCACGGTTGTACCTTGCCACGTGGCTGGGAACGCATGTTCCCAAACTTTGCCTCTGCCGAAGCAGTGCGTGCCAGCGAAAATCTACATTTCGGACAGCACAGTTGCGACATCGAAGCTTTAAATGCTTGTTTGCATCCTTTCATCCGCAATGCCGTTGGCAGCATGGATTTTGGCGGAAGTGCCCTAAACGAGTTTTACAATGCCAACAATACGCAGGGAAGAGGAACAAAACGAATGACTTCGGATGTTTATGCTTTGGCAACAGCCGTATTGTTTCAAAGTGCAGTACAACATTTTGCACTGGCGCCCAACAATCTTACAGATGCCCCTGAATGGGCCATCAATTTTTTGAAAGAAGTACCAACTATATGGGACGAAGTGCGTTTTATCGACGGTTACCCCGGAAAATATGTGGTGTTGGCGCGCAGACATGGCGATACCTGGTATGTGGCTGGTATTAATGCACAGAAAGAAACCATGGAATTAACGATAAAACTGCCAATGATAGCTGCCGGAAGCAACTATCGAATATATACCGACGATGCAGGTTTGAATGGAAAACTTGAAACTGAACGATTAGCTAAAAGTCAGGAAATAAAGATTTCGATTCCTGGTAACGGCGGACTACTGATCGTGAATAATTAATAGAACAGACAAAAAGAAAATTAGATAGAATGACCAAGTTACTGACAGCACTTTTAACTTTTGTTTTAATAAGTACCGGAATAAGGGCCGA encodes the following:
- a CDS encoding glycoside hydrolase family 97 catalytic domain-containing protein, producing MNKINIISLFLIFSFFQLQAQNQGVSSPDGKLVVSVKINNGAPVYSVVLNSKIFIDESPLGIETNIGDFTQELTLSESVETNQIKDSYELRNIKQSKVDYTANGAVFSFLKNDKTVLDVVFQVSNNNIAFRYKVHPQKETRSCVVNSESTGFVFPEGTTTFLCPQMKPMTGFARTAPSYETDYTLDDEMGKNGWGFGYTFPCLFKVKDAGWVLISETGVDSRYCASRLVGNEDKSYSIAYPLQEENNGNGTNTAGIPLPGFTPWRTITVGETLAPIVKTTIPFDVVEPLYEASQEYKYGSGSWSWIIKMDGATTFDVQKEYIDFSAAMGFETVLVDALWDTQIGRDKIEELAKYAASKDVALYLWYNSNGYWNDAPQGPRGIMDNTIIRRKEMAWMKSIGIRGIKVDFFGGDKQLTLKLYEDILYDANDYGLLVVFHGCTLPRGWERMFPNFASAEAVRASENLHFGQHSCDIEALNACLHPFIRNAVGSMDFGGSALNEFYNANNTQGRGTKRMTSDVYALATAVLFQSAVQHFALAPNNLTDAPEWAINFLKEVPTIWDEVRFIDGYPGKYVVLARRHGDTWYVAGINAQKETMELTIKLPMIAAGSNYRIYTDDAGLNGKLETERLAKSQEIKISIPGNGGLLIVNN
- a CDS encoding carboxylesterase family protein, with the protein product MKNRFGLIAIIIVFIMNSCLTLPLEQVKVEQGIVEGTIEDGLRVFKGVPFAAPPVGDLRWKAPQPAEKWEGVKETKEFGPSPMQWGNPPAGKSEDCLYLNIWTPAMTAEEKLPVLVWIYGGGFSGGATSYYDGTILAKEGVILVSVAYRVNQFGFLAHPELSAESPNHVSGNYGILDQIAGLQWIQDNIAAFGGDPSKVTIFGESAGGISVSMLCASPLTKGLFSGAISQSGGSFGPTRPTTFPGENMKTLEKAEADGLEYMQKAGVSSLAELRALDAEEVPSGFGMAGGWPIVDGYVIPDDQYKLYEEGKYNDVPVLIGYNSDEGASFSRERTPEEYYAGVRARYGKFADKLIEAYPAGENTVPKTARDLARDAAFGWQTWSWARLQSETGKSDVYLYYFDQHPDYPEDSPRYGYGSPHGQDVAFVFGLKPEDKHENESDLALSEVMVDYWTNFAKYGNPNGEGVPEWPVFSNENPDVMYLKGATPFVGEVPSAASLEVLNEYFEWRRSPEGKEWVNSLE